The following proteins come from a genomic window of Drosophila sulfurigaster albostrigata strain 15112-1811.04 chromosome X, ASM2355843v2, whole genome shotgun sequence:
- the LOC133847203 gene encoding calphotin isoform X2, translating to MRDASLGQLSVLRFRSFGLPRASVTPLKMKSIVCAVVVAVALVGLAQARPQALGNRYLPPLPIKDVTTHNIQTIFQQPQQQPIAQVESIRPSISLGSFSIQSGGQTTTTIQQSPAPVSVSAPAPAPITYEAPTPIVAVQTPVKNTYLPPVSVPQTYTAPAPVVQQQTYSAPAPAPAPVPVAAPAPVVQESYVAPAPVVQQQTYSAPAPAPVVQQQTYSTPLPAPVVQQTYSAPAPVVQETYTVNAPAPVVQQTYSAPAPVVQQTYSAPAPAPAPVVQETYTVNAPAPVVQQTYSAPAPAPVVQESYSYPAPTQVVQEQITVQAPAPAPVVQQTYTAPAPVVQEIQTVQAPAPVVQQTYTAPAPVVQETQVISAPAPVVQETYSAPAPAPAPVVQQTYTAPVVQESYSAPAPAPAPVVQQTTYTAPAPVVQQTTYTAPAPVVQQTTTYSAPAPVVQQTYTAPAPIVQETIQQAAPVAQYSGYNYQAPAPIVQQTTTTYSAPEIVSAPAPAPAPVAAPVEIQTQQQVITTTTQAQAQTQVQAAPAPVPVPAPAPVPVLQQSFVPAPPAQPIVQQYSSPAPAPIAPQQIFQQFTPTYSYTQPAVQQQQQQITYTQSAPAPAPAPVSIPAPVVQKTEIIQQAAPAPAPLPIAVSAPATTSVISSTATATSSGSQIGTNYGSNGGYVY from the exons ATGCGCGACGCATCTCTTGGACAGTTATCAGTTTTACGGTTTCGTTCGTTTGGTTTACCACGCGCATCTGTAACTCCACTCAAGATG AAATCCATTGTTTGTGCCGTCGTTGTCGCCGTTGCCCTTGTGGGATTGGCTCAAGCTCGTCCGCAGGCGTTGGGCAATCGCTACTTGCCACCTCTGCCCATCAAGGATGTGACCACCCACAATATTCAGACGATCTTCCAGCAgccccagcagcagccaatTGCTCAGGTTGAATCGATCCGTCCATCGATCTCGTTGGGCAGCTTCTCGATTCAATCGGGTGGTCAGACAACCACAACCATTCAGCAATCGCCTGCTCCAGTTTCGGtttctgctcctgctcctgctcccaTCACCTATGAGGCACCCACTCCCATTGTGGCCGTCCAGACGCCTGTCAAGAACACCTACTTGCCACCCGTGTCCGTTCCA CAAACCTACACTGCACCAGCTCCAGTGGTTCAGCAGCAGACTTACTCTGCacctgctcctgctccagctccagttccagTTGCTGCTCCCGCTCCAGTTGTCCAGGAGAGCTATGTTGCCCCCGCTCCAGTGGTTCAGCAGCAGACATACTCTGCTCCAGCTCCCGCTCCAGTGGTTCAGCAGCAGACTTACTCCACCCCA CTCCCCGCTCCAGTGGTTCAACAGACCTACTCTGCTCCCGCTCCTGTGGTTCAAGAGACTTACACTGTGAATGCTCCTGCTCCAGTTGTTCAGCAAACTTACTCCGCTCCCGCTCCAGTGGTTCAACAGACATACTCGGCTCCAGCTCCTGCTCCCGCTCCTGTGGTTCAAGAGACCTACACTGTCAACGCTCCTGCTCCAGTGGTTCAGCAAACCTATTCCGCTCCAGCTCCCGCTCCTGTGGTGCAGGAGAGCTACTCTTACCCTGCACCCACCCAGGTGGTTCAGGAACAAATCACCGTCCAGGCACccgctccagctccagttgtGCAGCAAACCTACACCGCTCCAGCCCCCGTTGTTCAGGAGATCCAAACAGTTCAGGCTCCCGCTCCTGTGGTTCAGCAGACCTACACAGCTCCCGCTCCAGTGGTTCAGGAAACTCAAGTGAtttcagctccagctccagttgtCCAGGAAACTTACTCTGCTCCAgctcccgctcccgctccAGTGGTGCAACAGACCTACACTGCTCCCGTGGTCCAGGAGAGCTACTCTGCTCCAgctcccgctcccgctccAGTGGTACAACAGACGACCTACACAGCTCCTGCTCCAGTTGTTCAACAGACGACTTACACAGCTCCTGCTCCAGTTGTTCAACAGACGACGACCTACTCAGCTCCCGCTCCAGTGGTTCAACAGACTTACACAGCACCCGCTCCCATCGTCCAGGAGACCATTCAACAGGCTGCTCCAGTTGCCCAATACAGCGGCTACAACTACCAAGCACCCGCTCCAATTGTGCAGCAAACTACCACTACCTATAGCGCCCCCGAGATAGTGTCTGCTCCCGCTCCAGCTCCCGCACCAGTTGCCGCTCCCGTTGAGATCCAGACTCAACAGCAGGTCATCACCACTACAACACAAGCTCAGGCTCAGACTCAGGTTCAAGCCGCTCCAGCTCCAGTGCCAGTTCCCGCACCAGCTCCGGTTCCAGTGTTGCAGCAATCCTTTGTGCCTGCCCCCCCAGCCCAACCCATTGTGCAGCAGTACAGCAGCCCGGCTCCAGCACCCATTGCTCCCCAGCAGATCTTCCAGCAGTTCACCCCTACTTATAGCTACACCCAACCCGCTgttcagcagcaacagcagcaaatcacCTACACTCAGTccgctcctgctcctgctcccgCCCCCGTCTCCATTCCCGCTCCTGTTGTGCAGAAAACCGAGATCATTCAGCAAGCCGCTCCAGCACCAGCTCCACTTCCCATTGCGGTTTCGGCACCAGCCACCACCTCAGTGATCAGCAGCACGGCCACAGCCACGTCCAGCGGCAGCCAGATTGGCACCAACTACGGCTCCAACGGCGGCTACGTCTACTAA
- the LOC133847203 gene encoding uncharacterized protein LOC133847203 isoform X1, whose product MRHPLPLWPSRRLSRTPTCHPCPFQLPAPVVTVQETAPVVIEQTYTAPAPVVQQQTYSAPAPAPAPVPVAAPAPVVQESYVAPAPVVQQQTYSAPAPAPVVQQQTYSTPVVQTTTQVVQESYSAPAPRSSGSTDLLCSRSCGSRDLHCECSCSSCSANLLRSRSSGSTDILGSSSCSRSCGSRDLHCQRSCSSGSANLFRSSSRSCGAGELLLPCTHPGGSGTNHRPGTRSSSSCAANLHRSSPRCSGDPNSSGSRSCGSADLHSSRSSGSGNSSDFSSSSSCPGNLLCSSSRSRSSGATDLHCSRGPGELLCSSSRSRSSGTTDDLHSSCSSCSTDDLHSSCSSCSTDDDLLSSRSSGSTDLHSTRSHRPGDHSTGCSSCPIQRLQLPSTRSNCAANYHYL is encoded by the coding sequence ATGAGGCACCCACTCCCATTGTGGCCGTCCAGACGCCTGTCAAGAACACCTACTTGCCACCCGTGTCCGTTCCAGCTCCCCGCTCCCGTAGTGACTGTGCAGGAAACCGCACCAGTTGTTATTGAGCAAACCTACACTGCACCAGCTCCAGTGGTTCAGCAGCAGACTTACTCTGCacctgctcctgctccagctccagttccagTTGCTGCTCCCGCTCCAGTTGTCCAGGAGAGCTATGTTGCCCCCGCTCCAGTGGTTCAGCAGCAGACATACTCTGCTCCAGCTCCCGCTCCAGTGGTTCAGCAGCAGACTTACTCCACCCCAGTGGTTCAGACCACCACCCAGGTTGTCCAGGAGAGTTACTCTGCCCCAGCTCCCCGCTCCAGTGGTTCAACAGACCTACTCTGCTCCCGCTCCTGTGGTTCAAGAGACTTACACTGTGAATGCTCCTGCTCCAGTTGTTCAGCAAACTTACTCCGCTCCCGCTCCAGTGGTTCAACAGACATACTCGGCTCCAGCTCCTGCTCCCGCTCCTGTGGTTCAAGAGACCTACACTGTCAACGCTCCTGCTCCAGTGGTTCAGCAAACCTATTCCGCTCCAGCTCCCGCTCCTGTGGTGCAGGAGAGCTACTCTTACCCTGCACCCACCCAGGTGGTTCAGGAACAAATCACCGTCCAGGCACccgctccagctccagttgtGCAGCAAACCTACACCGCTCCAGCCCCCGTTGTTCAGGAGATCCAAACAGTTCAGGCTCCCGCTCCTGTGGTTCAGCAGACCTACACAGCTCCCGCTCCAGTGGTTCAGGAAACTCAAGTGAtttcagctccagctccagttgtCCAGGAAACTTACTCTGCTCCAgctcccgctcccgctccAGTGGTGCAACAGACCTACACTGCTCCCGTGGTCCAGGAGAGCTACTCTGCTCCAgctcccgctcccgctccAGTGGTACAACAGACGACCTACACAGCTCCTGCTCCAGTTGTTCAACAGACGACTTACACAGCTCCTGCTCCAGTTGTTCAACAGACGACGACCTACTCAGCTCCCGCTCCAGTGGTTCAACAGACTTACACAGCACCCGCTCCCATCGTCCAGGAGACCATTCAACAGGCTGCTCCAGTTGCCCAATACAGCGGCTACAACTACCAAGCACCCGCTCCAATTGTGCAGCAAACTACCACTACCTATAG
- the LOC133847206 gene encoding uncharacterized protein LOC133847206, producing the protein MHLCCSSTLLVACSLAMLRHVVAMPTTTASMTTLKPKLVVDGEEEAPRPMTYHFIVDHRPSTLGQNYYIKPGQVVGSFSLDSKALQVRHEGSKRNISNKLNILFVASPKEEEATQS; encoded by the coding sequence ATGCATTTGTGTTGCAGTTCCACATTGTTGGTCGCCTGTTCGCTGGCGATGTTGCGGCACGTTGTAGCAATGCCCACAACCACCGCTTCAATGACAACATTGAAACCAAAGCTGGTTGTCGACGGTGAGGAGGAGGCGCCGCGGCCCATGACATATCACTTCATTGTGGATCATCGTCCCAGCACGTTGGGGCAGAATTATTACATCAAGCCCGGTCAAGTTGTGGGCTCGTTCAGTTTGGATTCGAAAGCGTTGCAGGTGCGGCACGAGGGCAGCAAGCGCAACATTAGTAACAAGTTAAACATTCTCTTCGTGGCCAGTCCCaaggaagaagaagcaacGCAGAGCTAA